The sequence catatgctAATTCCTTGAATAAATACAGCTCCAGATTTTTGAAAGGTCACACTTGAAGAGACACTCCTGACCATCAAAAGGAGCTTTGAATTTGTGAGACCTTTGATCTCTGTGCAAGGAGAGCCGACCACTTCCACCTCACGAAGTGACACTCTTGACCCAGTTATCTAAATGTTTGTTTTCTACTCTGTCTTTCTCACGTTAGCTTCTTCTCTTGACCCCTGGTGGACCTTTAGTGTTTTTCTCGACTTATTCCTTTTGTGTATTTTCTCTTGGATGTATGACATCTTTGTTTActtcttgtttgattttggtGTTTGTCATTGTTgtctttattttatgtttttttttataataattgtgTAGTTTATCCACATTCAtcaaaatatgtaaaataaaaaaatattgaataagtataaaaatatatatgcatatatatatatatatataatgttaaatCTAATTATAATCTATAAGCAAAAACTCAATCTAATTATAATCTATAAGCAAAAACTCAGTCGTAGTCTAGTGGTTATTGACTTGAAAGATGcttcttgtttttgtaaataaaaaagaattataacCGATAAAGCTGTCcttttatgatatatttttttttgataaagtggataaaccacaaatgcaTTAAACAAAGGGAGCAAATATCCTTTTATGACATTCACCCAATTGTCCGTGCATACTGTAAAATAACAGTGGCATCCATAATATTTCTTATGAATGTTATTATTTCCTGAGCTCAAAACAGGAAATCATGAgatttatttctttgcataAAAATTTTTTGCCAAATTTTGATCACTTGGGTATTACAGTGTCATGGTTTACAAAACCAAAATTAATGATTCACATAATAACAGTAAATtagacaaacaaatataaaaacattaagaTTTACATCTATATAAATTGAAGGTCaccagaaaaagaaaattttctattgCCTATAACTTTTTTCACTTACTCTCTCCGTCTCTCTCAAGCTCTCTGTAATACATATCTCTAAAAGTTTTGCAATCCAATTTCCTCCAATAACTCATAAATTTGAGTGGATATCTTAATAAAGAGTTgacaaaaatttataatgaaCATTTGGTGCATACTTCAGCAGGAGAATGATTCAGAGAAATTATGAACTTTcacccttttatatatatatatatggctgaCATTGATATAACAATACATTAAAATTCACTGACCAGGTTGATCATCACTTTAGGACAAAATACACACTGTTTTCAATCCAATTTATGGCATTGATATAACGATACATTAAAATTAACTGACCTGGTTGATCAATCAGAATGAAATACACGCTGTCAGCTACATGATTGCACTCAATGAAGAGTCCTATGAGATGAAAATGGTATTCTTATTTCTGCATATCTATAACAAGATCCTAAGTTCAAAATATCATGAAAAAGGACTCTGATCTCAATCCAATTTATTTCTGCAGCCAAGACTGGATCTTCACTCTGAAGCTGATGGGGGAAGTGGTGTATTTGCATACTTCCAGCTAAATGATTCAGCACAACCATAAGTTCTGGACCCTGCAACCTCTTCAGCAGAAACTATATCTGTAATCTCTCTCCACTCCTCCTCATTTAACTTCACTTTCAGAGCACCAATGTTACTATCCAGGTTTTTGATTTTGGTTGTCCctgaaattaaaagaaataagaaaagatgttATGAATCAGAAATATTCATATTAGAAATTTATCCAATGCTTACCAGGAATAGGAACAACATCATCCCCTTGATGAAGAACCCAAGCAAGAGCTAGTTGAGCAGGGCTGCATTGATGTTTCTTTGCCAAATCGTCAACTCTCATATACATTGCTTTGTTCTTCTCCAAGTTCTCACCAGTGAATCTTGGATGTTGAACCTAATGCATGAACTTAGCTAATGAACCAACTTCTTATGAAATTCATAATTGCTTGTAAATGCATACATACAGACAATACATATACCAAGATTGTGTTTTCAGGAAGATTTTCTACAACTGCTTTGCCACCGAAGAATCCCCGACCGAGTGGACTGTATGGCACTATTCCTATTCCAAGTTCTCTGCAAGTATTAAGGGAAATTCATGTTACAAATCTCAAACAATAAAACAGAAATGTCTCTGAACATGCTTTGAACCTGCAAAGTGGGACAATCTCTTGTTCAAGATCACGAGTCCATAAAGACCATTCCATTTGAACTGCAGAAATGGGATGCACTGCATGAGCACGCCTGATTGTATCTGGACTAGGTTCTGATAAGCCAATGTACTTCACTTTCCCCTCTTCCACCAACTTTTTCAATTCTCCCATCTATACAACCATTATTATGAATATAATAATTCTGATCATGAgttattcttgttcttgataTGCAAACACACGCACCCAAAATAAGATAGACTCACAGTTTCCTCAATAGGAACAGTCTGATCAATCCTATGCTGATAATACAAATCAATGTAGTCCAATTGGAGTCTCTTGAGGCTGGCCTCACAGCAAGCCCTCACATATTCTGGCCTCCCATTCACCTTCATACCACCATCTCCAAACATGTTCACAATACCAAACTTCGTTGCCAATTGGATCTTCTCTCTAGGCAACTCCTTCAATGCCTACAAGCACCATTATTCCTCACTTTTCTCCTCTAAATAATAAAccctttttttgaaatataattaagaaaaaagcaAAACAATTGGGCACTTGCCTTGCCAATCAAGATCTCATTAGTATGAGGTCCATAAAGGTCAGAGGTGTCAAAGAAGGTGATCCCTTGGTTGAATGCATGCTTAATGATGGCTTTCCCTTCCTCTTCTGGCAGAGGGTTGTTGTAACCTCCACTCAGTGTCATGCATCCAAATCCCAACTTGGATACCTACTTGGATAACAATAATCccagaaagaaaagaaaaccataaaaaagtAGAATTGCTGCAAAGAAAATGAATAACGCTATGGTAGAACAAGCACCTCTAATCCTTGTGTTCCCAGTTTTACTCTTGggatcatcctcttcttctccatgtCTTCAATGCACTGTATGAGCAGCCGGTACTATGGTGTTGTTCACGAGTCTTAAATTTAATGGGCCTATGTGGGTCCCAACAATAATGTTAGAAAATATGCAAATGGTGCTCTGTGATGTGGAAAGTACACTTGAGACCCatgtctttaaatttttttacggAAATGACAGCTAGAGTGCTTAGAAACAAAGTATACATAAGGCTTAGTCAGCGGTCTATATGCTTCAGGTGTTGAAATTATTCGTGCATAATTATTattcacattttttaaaatgtatctCTCACTTGTAAATCTAACTCCCGCCTAATCAGTGAGTTTATTAAAGAATTGAAGTTAATTGTGGCACGTACTCGTGAAGGTTTTCTTAtacttttaaatttcttttatcatattaagaaaatattaaattatttattagagtaaatttttctagtgagtaTTTAACTTTGACCTTATTTTATTTCGAACACTAACTTTCAAATTATGTCAAAATGAGCactaaattttgatttcatttctcCAGCTGGATAATTGGGGATTTTTGGTGGATTTTAGGTGATGTGGACGCCAGAAAACTTGCATGGATGCCCCGCGTCTACATCACCGACTCACAAACTGAGGCACTTAACCAATGTGGTTTTTTCCCATGTAGGACGTACATGTCAGCTTCTCCCCCACCACCCCttgcttttccttttttttcctccatATTACTATAGCCCTAGTTTCCTCACCGGTGCGTCAGACTCACCACTGGCGTTCACCGGAGTTGAATAATAGTCACGTTCGATGCTTAGCAATGAGGATTTATGTGTGTTGCTTCTAGGGAGAAAAGGATGGAGCCGATTGATGCTCTGCTATGAGGATTTATGTTTGTTGCTTCTAGGAAGAAAGGATGGAGCCATTCGATGCTCAGATGTGAGGATTTATATCTACTACTTCTAGGGATATAGCTATTGTAATTCTGTGTAGTATAAGGAATAAAAAGACAGCTATTATAATTTTGTGTAGTATAAGGGATATAACTATTAATCTAAATTTTGTGTAGTATAAGGAATACAAAGACACACACCTTACAATTTAAGGAATTTATAGAGATGCAActacaatatttataaatacagctacaacatatatacatacaactTGATCCTCATTTATAAATGCAGATACATCTTACATTTTTCTGCAATGTATAGTGATACATTAtatacaaaaacataatccaTATTAGCACAAAATTAATTCAACTGTACAAAAATTCATCCAATTAACATTTCATTTGTTATAATCCACAAAAATCAACCTATCTCAGAGATAACACATGAgggtccaaaaaaaaaatgattcattCAAATGAATGGTAGAAACATAGCATGTTAACTATACAAAATTTCCAAACCAGTAGTATATGTCCTACATCAAAATCCCATAATTGAAATCATTCATTTGACATTGCACCAGCTGtctaaccaaaaataaaaaaaaagataaagaaatttGTTTTGTCTTCATGATGGCCCAGGTACAGGTGTTCCCAATCTTCCATGTCTTGGAGGAATccatctttttggttttttcccTGCAACTCCTTCTTTCTCCTTGCCTTCTTCATTTGGGACCTCAGTCCAGGGATTTTTAAGACCTTATGTTCCTTGCTTGCTGCCTTTTTACTCTTGTTTGATTCCATAGGTGTCTGATGCTTTCCATATAAATTCAACTTTCACAAACAACTAGAGATGATATACTCACATATCAAtcaaatatatgttttcttttggaaataaattatggtttacttctttttctttgaaaacaTAAAGAAGTATGATTCTAGTCTCATTTTTATAAGAGCatacaaactatttttttctcaacattTGATCCAATCTGAGTTATCATAGTTGGAATTTGGAAATTGATCATTGACTTAtaaaagcacaataaaagtttgaaaataCCATACAGACATAGCAgacaaccaaaataaacataGCAACTGTAATAAACCCCAACATTAATCAACACAGCAGGCAACCAGAAtaaaagcacaataaaaatttgaaagttCTATACAGACATCCCGACTTAAAAAACGCAAATTTGAGAACAAATCTTAGACTCAACTGATCAAACATAGCAGGCAATtagaataaaaacacaataaaattttgaaactccATATAGACATCCCAACTTATAAAAGCtcaaatttgagaaacaaaCTCCATATAAACATCCCGACATATAAAACCCAGTATTTCTCCAATAATTTAGACATCCTAACTATGGCAAACCCTACCATTTATTCACAATAACAAACCCTGTTATTGTAAAAGCCCTACAATTGATTCACAGTTGAAGCTTTAGAACTATAAACTGTTTATCTCACCGTAGATTGGTCAGACAACGTCTGGTGGTCTTATCACCCAATCCACCTCCATGGTGTAAGAGCAACCTCTATTCCGCAGGTGGTTGAGCCACGCTATCCCAATGTAGATGTCTGCATCTTCAATAGAATTGCTCCCGGTTTCAATACCATGATCTTCCCAATGGTAGTGGACAATGAGGTCCAAATGTGAGGAAATTCGGGCTACAGTAGTcgagagagaaagaggaaaaaaaaggggTGATGGGGGAGAAGCTGACATGTATGTCCTAAGTGGAAAAAAAACGCCATATTGGTTAAGTAGCTTAGTTGGTGAGTCGGTGACGTGGACCTAGAGCATTCATGCAAGTTTTCAGGCGTCCATGTCACCAAAAATCCACTGGAAATCCCCAATTATCCCAtcggagaaatgaaattaaaatttagtattCATTTTGATagaaattgaaagttagtgctcaaactaaAATAAAGTCAAAGTTAGATACTCGACGGAAAAATTTACTCTCATTTATTACCTTTTgtaatttttccaaataacC comes from Dioscorea cayenensis subsp. rotundata cultivar TDr96_F1 chromosome 15, TDr96_F1_v2_PseudoChromosome.rev07_lg8_w22 25.fasta, whole genome shotgun sequence and encodes:
- the LOC120277310 gene encoding perakine reductase-like → MEKKRMIPRVKLGTQGLEVSKLGFGCMTLSGGYNNPLPEEEGKAIIKHAFNQGITFFDTSDLYGPHTNEILIGKALKELPREKIQLATKFGIVNMFGDGGMKVNGRPEYVRACCEASLKRLQLDYIDLYYQHRIDQTVPIEETMGELKKLVEEGKVKYIGLSEPSPDTIRRAHAVHPISAVQMEWSLWTRDLEQEIVPLCRELGIGIVPYSPLGRGFFGGKAVVENLPENTILVQHPRFTGENLEKNKAMYMRVDDLAKKHQCSPAQLALAWVLHQGDDVVPIPGTTKIKNLDSNIGALKVKLNEEEWREITDIVSAEEVAGSRTYGCAESFSWKYANTPLPPSASE